In the genome of Natronorubrum sediminis, one region contains:
- a CDS encoding ABC transporter ATP-binding protein codes for MTETQPILEATGIDHDYGAVSVLQDVSLTVPRGNVTAIIGPNGAGKTTLIRALAGLHEPTGGEITYHGPETARRIGYLPQHPAFRPGFTCRETLQFYASLVGDDDAAIERLARVGLEDAADRNVEALSGGMTRLLGVAQATIGDPPIIVLDEPGSGLDPGMSMHVFDVASALADEGTSILLTSHDLELVERIADKVLVLSDGQFVQHGATTELRERFGVDSLWSVYENAIEGDLDTVSVQGEHA; via the coding sequence ATGACTGAGACACAACCGATACTCGAGGCGACGGGAATCGATCACGATTACGGGGCGGTCTCCGTCCTGCAGGACGTTTCACTGACGGTTCCGCGGGGGAACGTAACGGCGATCATCGGCCCGAACGGGGCCGGCAAGACGACGCTGATTCGCGCACTCGCGGGACTCCACGAACCGACCGGTGGCGAGATCACGTACCACGGGCCCGAGACGGCCAGGCGGATCGGCTATCTGCCCCAACACCCCGCGTTTCGACCAGGATTCACGTGCCGCGAGACGCTCCAGTTCTACGCGTCGCTCGTCGGCGACGACGACGCCGCGATAGAGAGACTCGCTCGCGTCGGTCTCGAAGACGCGGCCGACCGGAACGTCGAAGCGCTCTCCGGCGGGATGACGCGACTGCTCGGCGTCGCCCAGGCGACGATCGGCGACCCGCCGATAATCGTCCTCGACGAACCCGGAAGCGGTCTCGACCCGGGGATGAGCATGCACGTCTTCGACGTCGCGTCGGCGCTCGCCGATGAGGGAACGTCGATCCTGCTGACGTCTCACGACCTCGAGTTAGTCGAACGAATCGCCGACAAAGTGCTGGTGCTGTCCGACGGCCAATTCGTCCAGCACGGAGCGACGACCGAACTCAGAGAACGCTTCGGCGTCGACTCGCTGTGGTCCGTCTACGAGAACGCGATCGAAGGCGACCTCGACACCGTCAGCGTTCAGGGTGAGCACGCATGA
- the tgtA gene encoding tRNA guanosine(15) transglycosylase TgtA, with the protein MRECFEVRDTDAGGRIGELTVPRADVTVETPALLPVINPNLDTIAPRRLATEFGAEILITNSYIIHGTEDVREEALEDGLHDLLDFPGAIMTDSGSFQLSEYGEIDVTTEEILEFQHEIGSDIATPVDIPTPPDVPRERAEDELETTQERLELAETVETGDMLVSAPVQGSTYPDLRERAGRHADATNLDVFPVGAVVPLMNDYRYDDMVDAVAGAKRGLGADAPVHLFGAGHPMMFALGVAMGCDLFDSAAYALYARDDRYLTVRGTRHLEDLEYLPCSCPVCTEHSPDELRALPDDARETELGAHNLHVTFEEIRRIKQAIRAGNLLELVEQRARAHPTMLDGYRTLLDHADQLERSDPVSKGAFFYTSHESARRPEVRRHHRRLERLSVPDSLFLTEGNSARTDEFDDSWRVQPPFGPFPRALSKSYPLTAEVPDRTDRAALEAAADGVSRLVEANPDAAITLGHRGWPEGVLERVPEDVVLTDLSDDRP; encoded by the coding sequence ATGCGCGAGTGCTTCGAAGTCCGGGACACGGACGCCGGTGGGCGAATCGGCGAGTTGACCGTTCCGCGAGCAGACGTTACCGTCGAGACGCCGGCGCTGTTGCCGGTGATCAACCCGAATCTGGATACGATCGCCCCCCGTCGACTGGCCACGGAGTTCGGCGCTGAAATCCTCATCACGAACTCGTATATCATCCACGGGACCGAAGACGTCCGCGAGGAGGCCCTCGAGGACGGCCTCCACGACCTGCTCGATTTCCCCGGCGCGATCATGACCGATTCGGGTTCGTTCCAGCTCTCGGAGTACGGCGAGATAGACGTGACGACCGAAGAGATCCTCGAGTTCCAGCACGAGATCGGCTCGGACATCGCGACGCCGGTCGATATCCCGACTCCGCCGGACGTCCCCCGCGAGCGCGCCGAGGACGAACTCGAGACGACCCAGGAACGCCTCGAGTTAGCCGAAACCGTCGAGACGGGAGACATGCTCGTCAGCGCGCCCGTCCAGGGCTCGACGTACCCGGATCTTCGCGAGCGGGCGGGTCGTCACGCCGACGCGACGAATCTGGACGTGTTTCCGGTCGGTGCGGTCGTCCCGCTGATGAACGACTACCGCTACGACGACATGGTCGACGCCGTCGCGGGGGCCAAACGCGGTCTCGGCGCCGACGCCCCGGTGCACCTCTTCGGTGCCGGCCACCCGATGATGTTCGCCCTCGGCGTCGCAATGGGCTGTGACCTCTTCGACTCTGCAGCCTACGCGCTCTACGCCCGCGACGATCGCTACCTGACGGTTCGTGGCACTCGCCACCTCGAGGACCTCGAGTATCTGCCCTGTTCGTGTCCCGTCTGTACCGAGCACTCGCCCGACGAACTGCGCGCGCTGCCCGACGACGCACGCGAGACGGAACTCGGCGCGCACAACCTCCACGTCACCTTCGAAGAGATCCGCCGGATCAAGCAAGCCATCCGCGCGGGGAACCTCCTCGAACTCGTCGAGCAACGCGCCCGCGCCCACCCGACGATGCTCGACGGCTACCGAACGCTGCTCGATCACGCCGACCAACTCGAGCGAAGCGACCCCGTCTCCAAGGGCGCGTTCTTCTACACCTCCCACGAGAGTGCCCGCCGACCCGAAGTCCGTCGCCACCATCGGCGCCTCGAGCGCCTTTCCGTACCGGACTCGCTGTTTCTCACGGAAGGGAATTCCGCACGGACCGATGAGTTCGACGACTCCTGGCGCGTCCAACCGCCGTTTGGCCCCTTCCCCCGCGCGCTCTCGAAGAGCTATCCGCTCACTGCGGAAGTACCAGATCGAACGGATCGCGCGGCCCTCGAGGCCGCGGCAGACGGCGTCAGCCGACTCGTAGAGGCGAATCCCGACGCGGCGATCACGTTGGGCCATCGGGGCTGGCCGGAGGGTGTGCTCGAGCGGGTCCCCGAGGACGTGGTGTTGACCGATCTCTCTGACGATCGGCCCTGA
- a CDS encoding NosD domain-containing protein, which produces MPALSTTRVVLGAFIVVVLGAAGLFVVDAGSTSPDPVAFDETVHSGITLEAERELDDDVELPRAQVFYSQYQYVVGYYGVETFADDQQQPEHEQRFGHPLTVYVTDYSGTGVELDDDGYPTTDGSPEWTDAETAWYVLESDAETPAGTTVVPFTDRDDADAFADEYGGDVRGWESVLEATYDRDDAAVARDRVDSHRQLADGRVEQTAEFTERPTSSVVGSDADTIQEAIDEAPADTTVRVPNGTYEETVEIDRPLTIVGDEDVTIRGDGNGSVVTVTDERVAVQNVSIDGVGETTRGDGDVDIDVDDEELGATFMRNYASTDAGIAAYSADELLVQDVHIDTPASGILTHGTDDAAVRNATVVGPDDPTDGLAGILLLQSNAVIETSTVDGTTNGVYLYRSPSTVVRSNSVTGNQLGVHLMHTDESLVTDNEIHGQTNTGVYIMTGPERNAIVGNTIRDTETGLSPGGSDTYVADNRIENSNVGLRVDTASSIYEGNVVAGNEVGADVTGMLPTNRVVGNDFVANEEHATVTSGPLRIWSDDGGGNYWQGAAGVASGDYADRSYTPTDDVDKRLHTTDGTPTLVQAPALEGLAGLEGTVPGMRTGSITDNYPACEPINADRLEATGWDDQAWTCYETTRTPTDD; this is translated from the coding sequence GTGCCCGCTCTCTCCACAACCAGGGTCGTTCTGGGCGCGTTCATCGTCGTCGTCCTCGGTGCCGCGGGATTGTTCGTCGTCGACGCCGGTTCGACGTCACCGGACCCAGTCGCGTTCGACGAAACGGTTCACAGCGGGATCACGCTCGAAGCCGAACGCGAACTCGACGACGACGTTGAGCTTCCCCGAGCGCAAGTGTTCTATTCTCAGTATCAGTACGTCGTCGGCTACTACGGCGTCGAGACGTTTGCCGACGACCAGCAACAGCCAGAACACGAGCAGCGGTTCGGACACCCACTGACGGTGTACGTCACCGACTACAGCGGGACTGGCGTCGAACTGGACGACGACGGGTATCCGACGACGGACGGCTCTCCGGAGTGGACCGACGCCGAAACGGCGTGGTACGTCCTCGAGAGCGACGCGGAGACGCCGGCTGGAACGACCGTCGTTCCGTTTACCGATCGCGACGACGCCGACGCGTTCGCCGACGAGTACGGCGGCGACGTTCGCGGTTGGGAGTCGGTTCTCGAAGCCACGTACGACCGGGACGATGCGGCGGTCGCGCGCGATCGCGTCGACAGCCACCGACAACTCGCCGACGGTCGGGTCGAACAGACAGCTGAGTTCACGGAGCGACCGACATCGTCGGTCGTCGGTTCCGACGCGGATACGATTCAGGAAGCGATCGACGAGGCTCCCGCCGACACGACGGTCCGCGTCCCGAACGGAACGTACGAAGAGACCGTCGAGATCGATCGTCCGCTGACGATCGTCGGTGACGAGGACGTGACGATTCGCGGTGACGGAAACGGCTCGGTGGTCACCGTCACTGACGAGCGTGTCGCGGTCCAAAACGTCTCGATCGACGGCGTCGGCGAAACGACGAGAGGTGACGGCGACGTCGATATCGACGTTGACGACGAGGAGCTTGGCGCGACGTTCATGCGGAACTACGCGAGCACTGACGCGGGCATCGCAGCCTACAGTGCCGACGAATTGCTGGTGCAGGACGTCCACATCGACACCCCGGCGAGCGGAATCCTTACGCACGGAACCGACGACGCCGCCGTTCGAAACGCGACGGTCGTTGGACCGGATGACCCCACGGACGGCCTCGCTGGCATATTGTTGCTCCAGTCGAATGCAGTGATCGAGACTTCGACGGTCGACGGAACGACAAACGGCGTGTACCTGTACCGGTCCCCGTCGACGGTCGTCCGGTCGAACTCGGTCACGGGTAACCAGCTAGGCGTCCACCTGATGCACACGGACGAGTCGCTTGTCACGGACAACGAGATACACGGCCAGACAAACACCGGTGTGTACATCATGACGGGGCCAGAGCGAAACGCGATCGTCGGAAACACGATCCGAGACACCGAAACTGGCCTCAGTCCGGGCGGCAGCGACACTTACGTTGCGGACAACCGCATCGAGAACTCGAACGTCGGTCTTCGTGTCGATACGGCCTCGTCGATCTACGAGGGGAACGTCGTCGCCGGCAACGAGGTGGGAGCAGACGTGACCGGGATGTTACCGACGAACCGCGTCGTCGGCAACGACTTTGTCGCAAACGAAGAGCACGCGACGGTCACCAGCGGACCGCTACGAATCTGGAGCGACGATGGAGGTGGAAACTACTGGCAAGGCGCTGCCGGCGTCGCCAGCGGTGACTACGCCGATCGGTCGTACACGCCGACGGACGACGTCGACAAGCGACTACACACGACCGACGGCACGCCGACGCTCGTCCAAGCACCGGCGCTCGAGGGCCTCGCCGGGCTCGAAGGAACGGTTCCGGGAATGCGGACCGGCAGTATCACCGACAACTACCCGGCCTGTGAACCGATCAACGCGGACCGGCTCGAAGCGACCGGCTGGGACGACCAGGCGTGGACGTGCTACGAAACGACGCGTACACCGACCGATGACTGA